A genomic stretch from Candidatus Methanomassiliicoccus intestinalis Issoire-Mx1 includes:
- a CDS encoding nitroreductase family protein: protein MKNEIVEMTIKEAIKERHMVRKYTDKAIPSDLVQLLDARLEETNKANDLNIKLITGKSDGLSSIAKLLLAKGVNNYIVLAGPDRADLDEKLGYYGADIMLYAQTLGLNSWWVGGMFNPNGAKSNLENKSVRINGIIAIGYGQTNGVQHKMKTADQISSYEGETPRWFAEGVEALLYAPTALNKMAFTVKGSGNKVSITCDSGHFSGIDLGIGKYHFEVGAGRDNFEWI, encoded by the coding sequence ATGAAAAATGAAATTGTTGAGATGACAATCAAAGAAGCAATCAAAGAACGACACATGGTACGAAAATATACTGACAAAGCGATTCCTTCAGATTTAGTTCAGCTTTTAGACGCAAGATTAGAAGAAACCAACAAGGCAAATGACCTTAATATAAAACTTATAACAGGAAAATCTGACGGTCTTTCTAGCATCGCAAAACTGCTTCTAGCAAAAGGCGTAAACAACTACATCGTTCTTGCAGGACCTGACCGTGCAGACCTTGACGAGAAGCTTGGCTATTATGGTGCAGATATCATGTTGTATGCTCAAACACTGGGGCTTAATAGTTGGTGGGTTGGCGGTATGTTCAACCCAAACGGTGCGAAAAGCAATCTTGAAAATAAGTCTGTTAGAATAAACGGCATTATCGCCATTGGTTATGGCCAAACTAACGGAGTTCAGCACAAGATGAAAACTGCCGATCAAATTAGTAGTTACGAAGGTGAAACTCCTAGGTGGTTTGCTGAGGGTGTTGAAGCGTTGCTATATGCCCCTACCGCACTGAACAAGATGGCATTTACAGTTAAGGGCAGCGGGAACAAGGTCTCCATAACTTGTGACAGCGGACATTTTTCGGGAATCGACTTGGGCATTGGAAAATATCATTTTGAGGTTGGTGCTGGAAGAGATAATTTTGAATGGATTTAA
- a CDS encoding DNA-3-methyladenine glycosylase family protein, producing MKADVNVEYTLNNGQAFRWKKVGEEWRGVCRDKIIYICQKDDEISFRGAPEEFICNYLRLDDDLDKIYDSICKDDQVAAAVERFRGMRILRQDLWECSASYMLATNATVPRIKSMIETVCRKCGQELEEDLFAFPLPEEIASQDLSKCGLGFRAERLKKYAESVYSGEFDLEELKNMNYEDSVQKLMTVYGIGPKVADCVALFSLGHLQACPIDARISHVMEDKYGIKGSYAKVGSYARDHFGPYAGYAQEYFYIGMSPEYKI from the coding sequence ATGAAAGCAGATGTGAATGTAGAATACACACTCAACAATGGTCAGGCCTTTCGATGGAAAAAGGTAGGAGAGGAATGGAGGGGAGTGTGTCGGGACAAAATAATTTACATCTGCCAGAAAGATGATGAGATCTCATTCAGAGGAGCACCAGAAGAATTTATCTGCAACTATCTGAGGCTTGATGACGACTTAGACAAAATCTATGACAGCATATGCAAAGACGATCAGGTGGCAGCTGCTGTAGAAAGATTCAGAGGCATGCGGATTTTGAGACAGGACTTGTGGGAGTGCTCTGCATCATACATGCTTGCTACAAACGCCACAGTGCCGAGAATAAAATCCATGATCGAAACAGTATGCCGCAAATGCGGACAGGAACTTGAAGAGGATTTATTTGCATTTCCTCTACCTGAAGAGATTGCTTCACAGGATCTGTCAAAATGCGGACTCGGTTTCAGGGCTGAAAGACTGAAAAAATACGCTGAGAGTGTTTATTCAGGAGAGTTTGATCTGGAAGAACTGAAAAATATGAACTATGAAGATTCTGTCCAGAAACTGATGACTGTGTATGGAATAGGTCCAAAGGTCGCAGACTGTGTTGCTTTATTCTCATTGGGACATCTGCAGGCCTGCCCTATTGACGCAAGAATAAGTCATGTCATGGAAGATAAATATGGTATCAAAGGAAGCTACGCAAAGGTCGGCTCCTATGCAAGAGATCACTTCGGACCGTATGCCGGCTATGCTCAGGAATACTTCTATATCGGCATGAGCCCTGAATATAAGATTTAA
- a CDS encoding transcriptional regulator — protein MKIPCELIVWYVLPAIRRELARELVDKHGMIQAEVARKFGVTDAAVSQYLKSKRGSNKELEASGRYDEFKNEITISAQRIVDGSDIVTETCRICEIIKKSGMLVSIYEVHTGLKAPDCVCPDCCHIDD, from the coding sequence ATGAAGATTCCATGTGAACTAATTGTTTGGTATGTGCTTCCTGCCATACGAAGAGAATTAGCTCGAGAATTGGTTGACAAACATGGCATGATTCAGGCAGAAGTAGCCCGTAAGTTTGGTGTTACTGATGCAGCTGTTTCACAGTATCTAAAATCAAAAAGAGGCAGCAACAAAGAGCTTGAGGCCAGCGGCAGATATGATGAATTCAAAAATGAAATTACCATATCCGCTCAGAGAATCGTTGATGGTTCAGACATAGTTACCGAAACATGCAGGATCTGCGAAATAATCAAAAAAAGCGGAATGCTAGTATCGATCTATGAAGTGCATACAGGTCTGAAAGCGCCAGACTGCGTATGTCCAGACTGCTGCCATATCGATGATTAA